The Agelaius phoeniceus isolate bAgePho1 chromosome Z, bAgePho1.hap1, whole genome shotgun sequence genomic interval CTAACCCATCTACTCCCACTTTAAAATGTATTATAATTGAGTCCAAAGTTCCTTCATGCTTGTGCAGTCTTTCACTTCAAATGGGTTGGTGGGTTTTAAAGTGGGGAATGGTCTCCTTCTGATGAAGGCCAAGACATCTTCCTCAATTTGACCTCTTTACTTAGGACCTGTTGGCAGGCTTTCGCACCCCTTGGCTAGAGCTGAAGTTTCAGGGCCCAGGTGCAGGCTACGGTCCTCTCCTTTGTCACAAAGAAATCCGCATCCCATCCTGCTTCTTTAAACATAGCAAAGACAGGCAAGTGATATATTACCCTAGCCTGAACTACTTTACCTGCTAAAAATTAACTATCCCTTATTATTTCTACTCTTCTTGCTGTACTCTCCCCACCATACTAAATACTTATCGCCAGTCGGGGGCTATGTAAAATCACAAACGGGATGCAACTGCTGTGGAAcatgccttgagctgttttgtttttcagtatcagtctcattacatggttatgataatgggaagatgccatcaggtcacatcccaggcagcaaaCCAAGAACTTATagttacaacttactttataagttttttgaccaatcacacaaagcaaaagcatattgacagtagttctatccaaccactataagcacacatTAAAACaatgcttattttgaatacaatacctacttgtaagccttaaaacacaatgcacagagctacAGTATTAAGCTtcaaccttcctaatatcttgctagataaacttttctgtagcttagagagttattctagacaagcattaatacacagaccattgttctatttgtccttgcttttctactttttaaatattttttctgctgacctatctcatggctgctgcttagctctaatcacagttctgctgtctctgaggcctgccttttgcatctttcccaaaaccctctaattttgtggattcccacaccATCCTGTTTCTTTAAACATAGTAAAGACAGGCAAGTGGTATATCACCCTAGCCTTAACTACTTTACCTGCTAAAAATTACCTATCCCTCATTATTTCTACTCTTCTTGCTATAGTCTCCCCCCCATACTAAATCTAGTAAACTTTTAACTCTTTCAGTTTTATTAAATCCTTGATTCATTCCCCTCTTTTTCTATAGGGCTAGTAAATTCTTTTACTAATACACAGTTTCTTCCTCATCTAACCAAGTCATAAGGTAAGTATCTTTGAAGGCTATTCCATATGCTCTTAGCATTGAATTCAAGACTGCCATTATGTGTAGCATCCTCCAATTCCAAATAAGTGTTGCAATGGACAAAATTAAGCTTCTGGCAGCTATTGCTATTGCATTGCCAAAGAACAGAAATAAGTAAGTTGTATGCTGAGAAATGCCTTTCAAGAGTTCTGGCCTGATGCCCAATGTCCTTTGGATAAAACATGTCAGCAATGAAGGGCCAGAGCTGACGTGCAGTCTAACACACCTTGGTCAAACCGTTCGTATTGCAGGTATGCTGGACACAGGGGCGGACATCACTGTGATTTCTCGTGCATCCCGGCTGTGCAATTGGAATTTGGTGACAGCCATGGGTGCTCTCGCCGGAATTGGAGGAGCTATCTTGTGTCTGCAGAGTGAACTCATGATTACTGTTACAGGTCCCAAGGCAAGGACGGCAACCATCCGTCCCTTCGTGGTGCAGAAGCCCATCACAGTACGGGGGAGAGACGTGTTGCCCCAGTGGGGAGCGAAGATAGAAGTGGATTTTTGACAAAAACCACAGCAACGCCTGCCACTCTGAAATTACCATGGAAAACCAATCAGCCAATTTGGATTGATCAATGGTCTCTTGAGcagaaaaaattgaatattCTCAAAAAATTAGTAAGT includes:
- the LOC143692116 gene encoding endogenous retrovirus group K member 19 Pro protein-like, encoding MPNVLWIKHVSNEGPELTCSLTHLGQTVRIAGMLDTGADITVISRASRLCNWNLVTAMGALAGIGGAILCLQSELMITVTGPKARTATIRPFVVQKPITVRGRDVLPQWGAKIEVDF